The genomic interval TCGCGGCGGTGTACGCGTTCGCGCCCACCTCGGGGACCGGCACCGGCTACTGGCTGGAGTACTGGTGGCTGTTCCCCTTCTTCCTGCTGGGCGCGACGACGGTCAACACCGTCGGTATCTCCGGGTCGGCGCTGTTCGTCCCGTTCCTCATCTTCGTCTACCCGCTGCTCGCGTCGGGGAGCCTCGACCCGGCCGCGTGGGCAGAGGTGGCGCTCTCGCCCGAGACGCTCGTGAAGGTCGGTCTCATCAGCGAGTCGTTCGGCCTCTCCTCGTCGGCCGTCGCCTTCATCCAGTACGGGCTGGTGGACCGGCGGCTCGCGCTCGCGCTGGTGGGCGGCGCGGTGCCGTTCGTCATCGCCGGAGCGCTGCTGTCGTTCGTCATCCCCGAGCCGGCGTTCCACCTCCTCCTGGGACTAGCGCTCGTCGCGGCCTCGTACCTCCTGTTCAACGCCGACCTCGGCCACGGCGACGAGTCCGAGGACCCGGACGCGGAGGCGGTCGCCGACGGCGGCCCCGACGGCGGCGAGGACCTTCCCGACGACGAGGGGAAACTCGGCCCCGCGGGCGTCGAGACGGACGACGAGGGGAACGTCACCCGTGTCGACCGGCAGGGCGACGACTACCGCTACACCCGCGGCGGCTACCTCCGGCGGTTCGCCAACTACGCCGTCGGCGGCACCTTCCAGGGGCTGGCCGGCTTCGGCGTCGGCGAACTCGGCATCGTCTCGATGCTCTCGACGAAGGTTCCCGTCCGCGTCGCCATCGGCACGAACCACATCGTCGTCGCGCTGACGGCCGTGCTCGCGTCGGTCGTCCACGTCTTCGGCGGGGGGCTCGTGCCCGGCGGCCACGAGATAGACCTCGCGTCGACGCCGTGGAACATGGTCGTCTTCACCGTCCCCGCGACCGTCACCGGGGGACAGATCGCGCCGTACGTCTCCAACGCGCTCGACGTGGAGACCATCAAGAGCGGGGTCGGCGGCCTGTTCGCCGTCATCGCGCTGGCGCTGTTCGCCATGGCCGCGAGCGGGGTGCTCTGAATGTACGACGACATCCTGCTTCCCGTGGAGGGGAGCGACGCCGCGACGGCCGCGACGAGCCACGCCGCGGAACTCGCGACGACGTACGACGCGACGGTCCACGTGCTCGCCGTCGCGGACACGCGTAACCGCTTCGAGAGCCCCACGAGCGGCCTCGCGCCCGACGCGTGGGACGAGGCCCAACACGAGAACGCCCGCGAGGCCGCCGCCGCGGCGACGGCCGCGCTCCCCGACGGCGTCGCCGTCGAGGAACACCTCGCGGAGGGGATTCCCGAGGACGTCATCCTCGACCGCGTCGGTGAGCACGCGATAGACCTCGTCGTGATGGGGACCCACGGCCGCACGGGGCTGGACCACTACCTCATCGGGAGTGTGACCGAGGACGTGGTGCGAAAATCGTCGGCGCCGGTGCTGACGGTGCGGCTCGACGCCGAGTAGGCCTTACCGCTCTCCTTCGAGCGCCCGAACCTGCGTCTCCACGCAGCGTGCCGGCCACTCGACGAGGTGTCGCTTCAGTCGGTCGAACGCGGCACCGAGCGGGCCGGTCGGCGTGCCCTCGGGTTCGGGCGCGCGCTCCGACGGTTCCCTGCCGTAGCTCATGTGATATAATGACACGGCCCTTTCCTAATAAACGTTCATGCTCGACGGACGACGCGGCAGGCTTTCGCCCGCGGGGCCCGTAGCCCGCCCGTGTACGAGACGGTACTCGCTGACCTGCGCGCCCGCGGCTACACGGTGACCCGCGGCGAGGACGCCGGCGAACCGCCCGCGCTCGCGACCGGCGGCGACGCCCCGGCCGGCCTCGGCGACGCCCCGCTCGCGGTCGAACCCGTCGGCCCGGACCCGACCGAACTCGTCGAGCGGGCCGCCCACGGCGCGCGCCACGACCGCGCGGTCCTCTACGTCGCCGCGCCCGACGACGCCGGCGCCGTCCGCGAGGTAATCGCGGAGCCGCGGTTCGTCGCCTCGGCGCGCGACGGCCTCCGCGTCTTCCACCACGTCCCCGACCGCATCCGCCTCCCCGACGACAGCTACGCCGCGGTGCGCGCGACGCCGCCGACGCCCCGCTACGGCGAGTCCGCCCGCGCCAGCGCCGACCGCGTCCTCGCCTGGCGGGAGGAGCCCGGCGACGGCGGCGAGTCGCGGCTCGTCCTCGAAGCGAACCGCCGCGTCGTCGCGACGCTCGGTTCGGTCGATTCCTTGACCTGTCTCGACTCGACCGACGCCTTCCCCTACCGCTACGCGCGCCGCGACGGCTCCTTCCGCGTCCGCAAGGGCGACCGCGAGGTCGGCCGCTTCCCCGGCGTCGCCGCGATGCGCGAGGGCGGCTACATGCCCGTGCCGGTGCCGCTCGTCCCCGAACACCACCTGCGGTGGGGGACGCCGGCGATGGGACTGGCCGTCGCCGGTGAGGGGGGCGTTCGCTACGAGTCGGTCTGAGTCGGCCAGTTTTCCGCGAATCGGTAGTCCCGGGCGCGGCGTATCCGCGAATCGGGCTTTTTCGGCTCGGTGACTCGAAACGAGGCCGTCTCGTCGGACGCGTCCCTGGCTATCGCGTACACCGCGTCCCGTTCGGCACAGTACACGAGTACGTCGTCGACCGCCTCGCGCTCGGCCGCCGATTCGTCGGCGCCGCCGGTATCGAACCGAACGCGATCGTCGACGACCCAGCCGCGCTCGAAACGGACCGCGCGCACGTCGTCCCCGGCCTCCACGAGCGCATCGTACCCCTCGACGTCGTCGGCCGGCAACCACGCCCGAACCCCGTGGTCGGCGACCGCGTCGAGTACCTCGTCGTCGACCGCCGTCGGCGACGCGACGCCCTCCTCCGGGGGCCAGTTCCGGTCGAACTCGTAGTCGCGAGCCCAGTTGATGCTCGCGTCGGCCTGTTCGGGCTCCTCGACACGGAGCCACATCCTCGTGTCCAGTCTGACTCGGACAGCAGGTAGAGGCTCTCCGACTCGTGGGCGTAGACGACGAAGTAGTCGGTATCGCCCTCGTACCGCTTCCGGGTGTTCCCCTCGGCGTTCGTGTGTGTCGAGGCTCCGTCGAACCGTACTGTCCCCTCCCGTAACCGCCCGGTCTTCACCTGAAGCCGCCAGAGCCCGGCGTCCGACTCCGCGACGAGGTCGTAGCGTTCGTTGTCGCCGACCGGCTTCGCGACCGGTATCCCTCGGCGCTTCAGTTCCGCAACGACCAGGGCTTCGGTCAGGTCGCCTTTCCGATGGGGTTCCATCGGAACGCAGTGGCCCCGCTATCGGTGATAAACGTTCGCGGAAAGGAGTGGGACCGCTCGGAGTCGAACCGAGAGCACGAGCACCCAAGGCTCGAAGGTTACCATTACCCCACGGTCCCGATACTCGGACTACCACGACGCGGCGTAAACGCGTTTCGCTCCGGCGTCACACCCCGTACAGCACGGCGATGCCGAGCGTCGTCGCCACCGCGAACAGCAGTTGGAGCGGCGCGCCGACCTTCACGTAGTCGGTGAAGCGGTAGCCGCCGGGACCGTAGACGAACAGGTTCGTCTGGTAGCCGACGGGCGTCATGAACGCCGTCGAGGCCGCGAAGGTGACGGCGAGGATGAACGCGAAGACGCTCGCGCCCACGTCGGTCGCCACCTGTGCCGCGACGGGGATCATCAACACGACGGCGGCGTTGTTGGAGAC from Halosegnis marinus carries:
- a CDS encoding group I intron-associated PD-(D/E)XK endonuclease — protein: MWLRVEEPEQADASINWARDYEFDRNWPPEEGVASPTAVDDEVLDAVADHGVRAWLPADDVEGYDALVEAGDDVRAVRFERGWVVDDRVRFDTGGADESAAEREAVDDVLVYCAERDAVYAIARDASDETASFRVTEPKKPDSRIRRARDYRFAENWPTQTDS
- a CDS encoding universal stress protein; the encoded protein is MYDDILLPVEGSDAATAATSHAAELATTYDATVHVLAVADTRNRFESPTSGLAPDAWDEAQHENAREAAAAATAALPDGVAVEEHLAEGIPEDVILDRVGEHAIDLVVMGTHGRTGLDHYLIGSVTEDVVRKSSAPVLTVRLDAE
- a CDS encoding sulfite exporter TauE/SafE family protein, which translates into the protein MAPSSKTVQKSFLKYQHLFVLTTPLVFVAAVYAFAPTSGTGTGYWLEYWWLFPFFLLGATTVNTVGISGSALFVPFLIFVYPLLASGSLDPAAWAEVALSPETLVKVGLISESFGLSSSAVAFIQYGLVDRRLALALVGGAVPFVIAGALLSFVIPEPAFHLLLGLALVAASYLLFNADLGHGDESEDPDAEAVADGGPDGGEDLPDDEGKLGPAGVETDDEGNVTRVDRQGDDYRYTRGGYLRRFANYAVGGTFQGLAGFGVGELGIVSMLSTKVPVRVAIGTNHIVVALTAVLASVVHVFGGGLVPGGHEIDLASTPWNMVVFTVPATVTGGQIAPYVSNALDVETIKSGVGGLFAVIALALFAMAASGVL